One Vibrio campbellii CAIM 519 = NBRC 15631 = ATCC 25920 genomic window carries:
- the rlmF gene encoding 23S rRNA (adenine(1618)-N(6))-methyltransferase RlmF produces MKTNNHNAKQAQTKTAKSNPSKEVTKIKPKRVKNKPTAKAAKSTGLKTNAANKSSDVEVIKTAKSGLYERNAHRGRYDFKKLIAAEPQLKSFVIKNPKGEDSINFSDPKAVKMLNKALLAAHYDIEYWDIPDTYLCPPIPGRADYVHRVAELLDGEVKGKYAHHKVRALDVGVGANCIYPIVGVTQYGWHYTGSDVDPKSIESARAITERNASLNGKIELRQQTSESNIYRGIIEPNDRYDITTCNPPFHRSAEEAAMGSQRKLDNLKANQRKKGVKVQAHQAKTPQVKANKPALNFGGQNAELWCEGGEAAFIRKMANESQAFSAQVLWFTTLISKKDNVRPMRKQLEKLGVKAIRIVEMSQGQKVSRFMAWSYMDKAQRKAWIELK; encoded by the coding sequence ATGAAGACCAATAATCACAACGCGAAACAAGCTCAGACAAAAACGGCGAAGTCTAATCCGAGCAAAGAAGTCACCAAGATCAAACCAAAGCGTGTGAAAAACAAACCGACAGCAAAAGCTGCAAAAAGCACAGGTCTGAAAACTAACGCCGCTAACAAAAGCAGCGATGTGGAAGTGATCAAAACTGCTAAAAGTGGATTGTATGAGCGTAATGCACATCGCGGCCGTTATGATTTCAAAAAACTGATCGCAGCAGAGCCGCAGCTCAAATCATTTGTGATAAAGAATCCGAAAGGGGAAGACTCAATCAACTTCTCCGATCCAAAGGCCGTCAAGATGCTCAATAAAGCATTGCTGGCGGCGCACTATGATATTGAATATTGGGATATCCCTGATACTTACTTGTGCCCGCCAATTCCAGGGCGCGCGGATTACGTTCATCGTGTAGCGGAGTTGCTTGATGGTGAAGTAAAAGGCAAGTATGCGCACCATAAAGTGCGAGCGCTTGATGTCGGTGTTGGAGCAAACTGTATTTACCCAATCGTAGGTGTGACTCAATACGGATGGCATTACACGGGTAGCGATGTTGATCCGAAATCGATTGAATCAGCACGAGCAATCACAGAGCGTAATGCCTCGTTAAACGGTAAGATCGAACTGAGACAACAAACTAGTGAGTCCAATATTTACCGCGGTATAATCGAGCCAAACGATCGCTACGATATTACGACTTGTAACCCGCCATTCCATCGTTCTGCTGAAGAGGCGGCGATGGGTAGTCAGCGTAAGCTGGATAATTTAAAAGCGAATCAGCGTAAAAAGGGCGTGAAGGTTCAAGCTCATCAAGCGAAAACGCCGCAAGTAAAAGCCAATAAACCAGCGCTTAACTTTGGTGGGCAAAATGCTGAGCTATGGTGTGAAGGTGGTGAAGCTGCATTCATCCGCAAAATGGCGAACGAAAGCCAAGCATTCAGTGCGCAAGTGCTTTGGTTTACCACGTTAATCTCAAAGAAAGACAATGTTCGTCCGATGCGTAAACAGCTCGAAAAGTTGGGTGTAAAAGCGATCCGAATAGTGGAAATGAGCCAAGGGCAAAAAGTCAGCCGTTTTATGGCTTGGTCGTACATGGACAAAGCTCAGCGCAAAGCCTGGATTGAATTAAAGTAA
- a CDS encoding DUF1415 domain-containing protein has product MPTRSTQESSNTDINAITEQVDQWLNEVVIGLNLCPFAAKPQRNKQIKIFVSEASQEEALLEDILLQLIELSNTEPEKLETTLVVVPNMLQDFWDYNFFIDWVEGLIKQQGWEGIFQVATFHPDYCFGGAEPEDDENLTNRSPYPVFHLIREESMEKVLKHYPDPESIPDTNIARVSALSEEERKKLFPYLFR; this is encoded by the coding sequence ATGCCAACGCGCTCAACACAAGAATCATCAAACACCGATATTAATGCGATCACAGAGCAAGTCGATCAATGGCTCAATGAGGTCGTGATCGGGTTAAATCTTTGCCCGTTCGCCGCTAAGCCACAGCGCAATAAACAAATCAAAATCTTCGTGAGTGAAGCATCGCAAGAAGAAGCACTACTTGAAGACATTTTGCTGCAGCTGATCGAACTCAGTAATACCGAGCCAGAAAAACTAGAGACAACCTTAGTTGTGGTTCCCAACATGCTGCAAGATTTCTGGGATTACAACTTCTTCATTGATTGGGTTGAAGGCTTGATCAAACAGCAAGGTTGGGAAGGCATTTTCCAAGTTGCCACCTTCCATCCTGATTACTGCTTTGGCGGTGCAGAACCAGAAGATGATGAAAACCTGACGAATCGCTCTCCATACCCAGTATTTCATCTGATCCGTGAGGAGAGCATGGAAAAGGTACTTAAGCACTACCCTGATCCAGAGTCCATTCCAGATACCAATATTGCACGTGTTTCAGCGCTTTCAGAGGAAGAACGTAAGAAGCTCTTCCCTTACCTATTTCGCTAA
- a CDS encoding glutaredoxin family protein: MKRVVLYVKDNCPHCKDAQRYLDSKNITYRLCNAKMQRGRKELDALGARSLPVLKIGDRVMIGWNPKNFEKMYSN; this comes from the coding sequence ATGAAACGTGTCGTTCTTTACGTCAAAGACAACTGCCCACACTGCAAAGATGCTCAACGTTATCTTGATTCGAAAAATATTACCTACCGCTTGTGCAACGCAAAAATGCAACGCGGACGCAAGGAGCTCGACGCACTGGGTGCTCGCTCTCTACCTGTACTCAAGATTGGTGATCGAGTCATGATTGGCTGGAACCCAAAGAACTTTGAGAAAATGTACAGCAACTAA
- a CDS encoding M48 family metallopeptidase: MHPSLRYIQGYPQNIVEQVSSLVDSGKLVPWFEKRYPDRHQIKSEKALYEYAIAIKNRYMKKAAPISKVVYDKKIHAVNNALGLHSVISRNHGGKLKSKNEIRIANVFKDAPEALLRMLVVHELAHTREKNHDKAFYQLCCYMEPEYHQLEFDARLFMIYLDLKANSNEDQ, from the coding sequence ATGCATCCGTCACTTCGATATATTCAAGGTTATCCGCAGAACATTGTCGAGCAAGTCAGTTCACTCGTCGACAGTGGTAAACTGGTGCCTTGGTTCGAAAAACGCTACCCAGATAGACACCAAATCAAGAGCGAAAAGGCACTCTACGAATACGCAATAGCGATCAAAAATCGCTACATGAAGAAAGCCGCGCCAATTAGCAAAGTGGTCTACGATAAGAAAATTCACGCGGTCAACAATGCGCTTGGTTTGCATAGCGTGATAAGTCGTAACCATGGTGGCAAGCTGAAATCGAAAAATGAGATTCGGATTGCGAACGTGTTTAAAGATGCACCTGAAGCGTTATTGCGCATGCTGGTGGTGCATGAGTTGGCACACACGCGTGAGAAAAACCACGACAAAGCCTTTTACCAACTGTGCTGTTATATGGAACCTGAGTATCACCAACTCGAATTTGATGCTCGTCTGTTTATGATTTACCTCGATTTAAAAGCGAATTCGAATGAAGACCAATAA
- a CDS encoding LysR family transcriptional regulator has translation MESKQLKHFLAVAEHGNITHAAKALHIAQPALSISIKKFEQSLGVTLFRREEKKISLTKEGETLLVHAKRVIQQLHDAQLAIDELKGLAKGEVRLGTPSMMGSYFFPRIVMAFKSQYPDLKLTLVEAGTQSIRRMLLNGQLDIGVISCDDVPDDLETDHLFTSQMVAVVAPEHDLAQRSAITFDQFFEHDLVMFQHGYFHREFLDHVSEGHGFTMKSSFETNLLPLILSIVKQEFAITALLELVTQHEQGVVGIPFEPSVKLDLALAWRKQGYLSISDRTFIDFVKRYV, from the coding sequence ATGGAATCGAAACAACTCAAACACTTTTTGGCGGTCGCGGAACACGGCAACATTACTCATGCAGCCAAGGCTTTGCACATTGCTCAGCCAGCGTTAAGCATTTCAATTAAGAAGTTCGAACAGTCTCTTGGTGTGACGCTGTTTCGCCGAGAAGAAAAGAAAATCAGCTTAACCAAAGAAGGGGAAACCTTGTTGGTTCACGCTAAGCGAGTAATTCAGCAGTTACACGATGCGCAGCTAGCGATTGATGAACTCAAAGGTTTAGCCAAAGGGGAAGTGCGCCTTGGTACGCCTTCAATGATGGGCAGCTACTTCTTTCCCCGAATTGTCATGGCGTTTAAGAGCCAGTATCCAGATTTAAAGCTGACGCTGGTGGAGGCGGGCACTCAGTCTATCCGCCGAATGTTACTTAATGGACAGCTCGATATTGGCGTGATCAGCTGTGACGATGTACCAGACGACTTAGAAACGGATCATCTGTTTACTAGCCAAATGGTTGCCGTCGTGGCTCCGGAACATGACTTAGCTCAGCGCAGTGCCATCACATTTGATCAGTTTTTCGAGCATGATTTGGTGATGTTCCAACATGGCTACTTCCACCGAGAATTCTTAGACCACGTCAGCGAAGGGCATGGCTTTACAATGAAGTCCTCATTTGAAACCAACTTGCTGCCGCTCATTCTGAGTATCGTTAAACAAGAATTTGCTATTACTGCGCTTCTTGAACTGGTGACACAACATGAACAGGGTGTGGTGGGTATTCCATTTGAACCAAGCGTTAAGCTCGACCTTGCACTCGCGTGGCGAAAACAAGGCTATTTATCCATTTCCGACCGTACTTTTATTGATTTTGTTAAGCGGTATGTTTGA
- a CDS encoding MFS transporter has translation MVSFGTPEYKRITLSLALGSFLVFSNLYLLQPMLPSFVTHFQISETQVNWLFAATTLALSFSLVPMAVLSESIGRKPVMMFGLFSIPAISALMLFGDSFLFLVVCRALIGIALAAFAAVAVAYMSEELDKHAFSMAIGTYIAANSLGGIAGRISGGLLADNFSIDVAIEVMMLFTLIGVVSVHYLLPKQKNFTPSSSSLRHHNKAIIGHFKNQRVWFAMLIGGLNFALFVNLYSVMGFRLVSAPHNVPVGLASLIFVCYLGGTFSSRCAGHWSKRFSPILGMFLGSIVSMAGMWIAVIESIPAMLTGLLLISFGAFFTHTLAYGWVGQNATQAKATATALYLVHYYIGGSLGGFLLLYCWQNGGWSSVLIGGSTLYIAMFAAIAFLKHIAERIDAGDNADMTA, from the coding sequence ATGGTCAGTTTTGGCACTCCGGAATACAAACGCATTACGCTATCTCTGGCACTCGGCTCGTTTTTGGTTTTCTCGAACCTATATCTCCTTCAGCCGATGCTACCAAGCTTTGTGACGCACTTTCAGATCTCGGAAACGCAGGTCAACTGGCTATTCGCTGCCACCACACTGGCTCTCTCCTTTAGCTTGGTTCCGATGGCTGTGCTCTCCGAATCGATTGGCCGCAAACCCGTAATGATGTTTGGTCTGTTCTCAATCCCTGCAATTTCCGCTTTAATGTTGTTTGGCGATTCGTTTTTATTCTTGGTGGTTTGTCGCGCTTTGATCGGTATTGCGCTTGCTGCGTTTGCTGCTGTCGCCGTTGCTTATATGTCGGAAGAGCTAGATAAACACGCATTTTCAATGGCGATCGGTACTTATATCGCAGCCAACTCATTGGGAGGGATCGCAGGACGTATCAGCGGAGGTTTGCTGGCAGATAACTTCAGCATCGATGTCGCCATCGAAGTTATGATGCTATTCACCCTTATCGGTGTGGTCAGCGTGCATTACTTGCTACCAAAACAGAAAAACTTTACCCCTTCTTCGAGCAGTTTAAGGCACCACAATAAAGCTATTATCGGACACTTCAAAAATCAACGTGTGTGGTTCGCCATGCTGATTGGCGGTTTGAACTTTGCGTTGTTCGTTAATCTTTATTCGGTAATGGGATTCCGCTTGGTCAGTGCGCCGCATAATGTGCCTGTTGGGTTAGCTTCTCTCATCTTTGTTTGCTACCTGGGTGGTACGTTTTCTTCCCGTTGTGCCGGACATTGGAGTAAACGCTTTTCACCGATACTTGGCATGTTTTTAGGTTCTATCGTCAGTATGGCTGGCATGTGGATCGCGGTGATTGAAAGCATCCCTGCGATGTTGACAGGTTTGTTATTGATCAGCTTCGGCGCGTTCTTCACTCACACGCTTGCTTACGGCTGGGTTGGACAAAACGCAACACAAGCAAAAGCGACGGCGACCGCATTGTATCTCGTGCATTACTACATTGGCGGCAGTTTAGGTGGGTTCCTATTGCTCTATTGCTGGCAAAACGGCGGTTGGTCGAGTGTACTCATCGGCGGCAGTACACTGTACATCGCCATGTTCGCTGCTATCGCATTCTTAAAACACATCGCAGAGCGAATCGACGCTGGCGACAACGCAGACATGACGGCTTAA